The following proteins come from a genomic window of candidate division WOR-3 bacterium:
- a CDS encoding tetratricopeptide repeat protein: MENGYKRKQIKYSNKISLSLLIRALLGRASVLNIIGKNTTGIKDILYGIKAAEKIKDYKLLADCFLQLSYIYHSLNSYEDMFKTSARAIRFYKKCKNYEGVANCYNIIGLVYYAKDKYSKSLTYHNKSLKINEKIHYNEGIATNFVNIAIVYDALGDYKKALKFYKIGLRLFGKDNVRVGFAYVLNNMGTIYHSLGKNDKALEYYKKALKIREEICDNEGIAESYNNVGVIYYAYGLYDKAVEYFYRSLLIKKKIGALKGQATAYNNIGSVYIAMGNYKKAIKSFEKAIILWEKIGNLSGQGTIYNNLGYIYLVLGDYNRALCYLKKSLKINSKIQDLNSVVVCLIHLANVNIMLQNFGRVFKLLQRAEKIANEIEKKDSLMRIYIAYCELMVIKKKFICAMEYCKKVHRLASETSSKKGMGEAIFLKARIYSAQNGEDRKRMAEKKFIEAIKIFESLGQQFELAKTYYYFGEMLKDQDKYEANECLNRSANIFKKIGSEVWLRKTQSLLSAEGNQ, encoded by the coding sequence ATGGAAAATGGGTATAAAAGAAAACAAATAAAATATTCTAATAAAATTTCATTATCACTTCTTATCAGGGCATTATTGGGAAGGGCATCGGTTTTGAACATAATCGGAAAGAACACAACTGGTATAAAAGATATTCTGTATGGCATTAAGGCTGCCGAAAAAATTAAAGACTATAAGTTACTTGCGGACTGTTTTTTACAATTGAGTTATATTTATCATTCATTAAATAGTTATGAAGATATGTTTAAAACATCAGCGCGGGCGATTCGTTTTTATAAGAAATGCAAAAATTATGAAGGGGTCGCAAATTGCTATAATATTATTGGACTTGTCTATTATGCGAAAGATAAATATTCGAAATCACTAACATATCATAATAAATCCCTTAAGATAAACGAGAAAATTCATTATAATGAAGGCATAGCAACAAATTTTGTTAATATCGCAATTGTATATGATGCGCTCGGAGATTATAAAAAGGCATTGAAATTTTATAAAATTGGTTTGCGATTATTTGGTAAGGATAATGTTCGTGTTGGGTTTGCTTATGTTCTTAATAATATGGGAACGATTTATCATTCTTTGGGAAAGAATGATAAAGCATTGGAATACTACAAAAAAGCTTTGAAAATCAGAGAAGAGATTTGTGATAATGAAGGCATCGCCGAAAGTTATAATAATGTTGGTGTTATTTATTATGCTTATGGATTATATGATAAAGCAGTAGAGTATTTTTATAGGTCATTGTTGATAAAGAAGAAAATAGGGGCACTAAAAGGTCAGGCTACGGCGTATAATAATATAGGAAGTGTGTATATTGCTATGGGGAATTACAAAAAGGCGATTAAAAGTTTTGAAAAGGCAATAATACTCTGGGAAAAAATTGGTAATTTAAGCGGACAGGGAACAATCTATAACAATCTGGGTTATATATATCTGGTATTAGGCGATTATAACAGGGCACTTTGCTACCTGAAAAAGTCACTTAAAATCAATAGCAAAATTCAGGACCTTAACAGTGTTGTTGTTTGTTTGATCCATTTGGCCAATGTTAACATAATGTTACAAAATTTTGGGCGCGTCTTTAAATTATTGCAAAGGGCTGAAAAAATAGCCAATGAAATCGAAAAAAAGGATAGTTTAATGCGAATATATATTGCCTACTGCGAATTAATGGTTATAAAAAAGAAATTTATATGTGCAATGGAATATTGCAAGAAAGTACATAGATTAGCCAGTGAGACAAGTTCAAAAAAGGGGATGGGCGAGGCGATTTTTTTAAAGGCGAGAATTTATTCGGCACAGAACGGAGAAGATAGAAAAAGAATGGCAGAAAAAAAATTCATAGAGGCGATTAAGATTTTTGAATCTTTAGGACAACAGTTTGAACTGGCAAAAACTTACTACTATTTTGGTGAAATGCTTAAGGATCAAGATAAATACGAAGCAAATGAATGTTTGAATAGGTCAGCAAATATCTTTAAAAAGATTGGTTCTGAAGTATGGTTAAGAAAAACGCAGTCTCTTCTTAGTGCAGAAGGTAATCAATAA
- a CDS encoding tetratricopeptide repeat protein, whose translation MDKDKRKELLINAVTNRAEIYGLIGKYEKAIEEYDKILRIFKKLDRSIRVDIILRISGLLITGRLDLKNARRFIYKLQKFPGIKKYPHFEARIFNLLGVICRRELNYAQAEKYFQKALNIYKKLKDDYGMNGVLSNIALLAFNRDEYDNALHYYNKCLLLDKKINDKLGMATTFNNIGLVYQEIGDYKKAIQYYNKALIAAEKTGYRMGVGSALGNCGAVFEKQGDYPKAIEYYKKNFQIAKELGFRRQLGISSGLLGKVFIINGEYTQALKFLKIAFAIFQELNDISRMTLAQIHLGITYTKLRQYAKAGVHLYRAEQNAMKMNDKKLLSLVKSAIVDLEKNKK comes from the coding sequence ATGGATAAAGATAAGAGGAAGGAACTTTTGATTAATGCGGTTACAAATAGGGCAGAAATATATGGGTTAATTGGGAAGTATGAAAAGGCGATTGAAGAGTATGATAAAATTCTCAGAATTTTCAAAAAACTTGATCGATCAATCAGAGTAGATATTATCCTTCGCATTTCTGGATTGTTAATTACGGGGAGATTGGATTTGAAAAATGCCCGCAGGTTTATATATAAATTACAAAAATTTCCGGGAATAAAAAAATATCCTCATTTTGAAGCAAGAATTTTTAATCTACTGGGGGTAATCTGCCGGCGTGAACTCAATTATGCTCAAGCAGAAAAATATTTTCAAAAAGCATTGAATATATACAAAAAATTAAAAGATGATTATGGGATGAACGGGGTTTTGAGTAATATTGCCCTGCTTGCTTTTAACCGGGATGAGTATGATAACGCCCTGCACTACTATAATAAATGTCTTCTTTTGGATAAGAAGATTAATGATAAGTTGGGGATGGCAACGACATTTAATAATATTGGACTTGTTTATCAAGAAATAGGCGATTATAAAAAAGCAATACAATATTATAATAAAGCTTTAATCGCAGCGGAAAAAACCGGATATAGAATGGGTGTAGGTTCAGCATTGGGTAATTGTGGTGCAGTTTTTGAAAAACAGGGTGATTATCCAAAAGCGATAGAATATTACAAAAAGAACTTCCAAATCGCAAAAGAACTCGGATTTCGGAGACAGCTCGGTATTTCTTCGGGCCTGCTCGGCAAGGTTTTTATTATTAATGGTGAATATACCCAGGCACTCAAATTTTTGAAAATTGCATTTGCCATATTCCAGGAATTAAACGATATTAGTAGAATGACCCTGGCACAAATCCATCTGGGCATTACTTATACAAAATTACGACAATATGCTAAGGCAGGTGTTCATCTTTACAGGGCAGAGCAGAATGCAATGAAAATGAATGATAAAAAGTTGCTTTCTTTGGTCAAGTCTGCTATAGTTGATTTAGAAAAAAACAAAAAATAG
- the pruA gene encoding L-glutamate gamma-semialdehyde dehydrogenase, with amino-acid sequence MMKPFRNEKYTDFTIAENRKKMEKALAEVEAQFGREYDIIIGGKRVKTNNKLISYNPSKKDQVVGVFQKADEKIAEQAMAAALETFKTWQYTPAKVRANYLFKMANIMRKRRLELDSWLVFEAGKNWNEADADIAEAIDFCEYYGREALRYDKGPKLLQYPGEKDVQVYIPLGVGIVIPPWNFPMAILTGMTTAAFVSGNTVILKPSSDTPTIAYKFMEVVEEAGVPSGVVNFMTGSGALAGDYLVRHPKTRFIAFTGSKEVGLRIVEQAAKTQPGQIWIKRVVAEMGGKDAIIVDSEADIDSAVNGVLVSAFGYQGQKCSACSRLILDDKIYEKFMEKFVPRVEAIKVGPVKYFENYMGPVISQSAYNSIMEYIKIGKSEGRLVCGGEPAGDEGWFIRPTVIEIDSPKARIFQEEIFGPVLAVIRARNYDHAIELANDSEYGLTGAVYTKNRKKIERAKKEFFVGNLYINRKCTGALVGVHPFGGFNMSGTDSKAGGPDYLLLFTQAKSIAEYVGIKKRKK; translated from the coding sequence ATTATGAAACCATTTAGGAATGAGAAATATACTGATTTTACAATCGCAGAAAACAGAAAAAAGATGGAAAAAGCCCTTGCTGAGGTTGAGGCACAATTTGGCAGGGAATATGATATCATCATCGGTGGTAAAAGGGTTAAGACAAATAATAAATTGATTTCATATAATCCATCAAAAAAAGACCAGGTCGTAGGTGTTTTCCAGAAGGCAGATGAAAAGATTGCGGAACAGGCAATGGCTGCGGCATTGGAGACATTCAAGACCTGGCAATATACGCCTGCAAAGGTCAGGGCAAATTATCTATTTAAAATGGCAAATATTATGCGTAAGAGAAGACTGGAACTCGACTCCTGGCTTGTTTTTGAGGCAGGGAAAAACTGGAATGAGGCAGATGCAGATATTGCTGAGGCAATAGATTTTTGTGAATACTATGGCAGGGAAGCATTAAGATATGATAAGGGTCCAAAACTCCTTCAATATCCAGGTGAAAAGGATGTGCAGGTTTATATCCCATTAGGTGTAGGAATTGTTATCCCACCCTGGAACTTCCCGATGGCAATTTTGACCGGTATGACGACCGCAGCATTTGTAAGCGGAAACACGGTAATTTTGAAACCCTCAAGTGATACACCAACAATTGCCTATAAATTTATGGAAGTGGTGGAAGAAGCGGGTGTTCCATCCGGGGTTGTAAATTTTATGACTGGTTCAGGTGCACTTGCCGGTGATTATCTTGTGCGTCATCCAAAGACAAGATTTATCGCCTTCACTGGCTCAAAAGAAGTTGGTCTGCGGATCGTTGAACAGGCGGCAAAGACCCAGCCCGGACAGATATGGATAAAAAGGGTAGTTGCTGAAATGGGTGGTAAAGATGCAATTATAGTGGATTCTGAGGCAGATATTGATAGTGCAGTCAACGGTGTCCTTGTTTCTGCCTTTGGTTATCAGGGGCAGAAATGTTCTGCCTGCTCAAGGCTTATCCTTGATGATAAGATTTATGAAAAATTTATGGAGAAGTTTGTTCCCAGGGTTGAGGCCATTAAAGTTGGACCAGTAAAGTATTTTGAAAATTATATGGGACCGGTAATAAGCCAGAGTGCCTACAACTCAATAATGGAATACATAAAGATTGGAAAATCCGAAGGCAGACTCGTTTGTGGTGGTGAGCCGGCAGGTGATGAGGGATGGTTTATCAGACCTACCGTGATTGAGATTGATAGTCCGAAGGCGAGGATATTCCAGGAAGAGATATTTGGACCTGTCCTTGCTGTGATAAGGGCTCGTAATTATGACCATGCAATAGAACTTGCCAATGATTCTGAATATGGTCTCACCGGTGCAGTATATACAAAGAATCGCAAGAAGATTGAAAGGGCAAAGAAGGAATTCTTTGTTGGCAATCTTTATATAAATCGGAAATGCACGGGCGCACTCGTTGGTGTCCATCCATTCGGTGGTTTCAATATGTCAGGAACCGATTCCAAGGCAGGAGGTCCTGATTATTTACTATTATTCACCCAGGCAAAATCAATCGCTGAGTATGTAGGAATCAAGAAGAGGAAAAAATGA
- a CDS encoding glutamine synthetase family protein, with the protein MTENEIIKEIKKNDIKFIDLWFSDILGSIKNVTITIVELQKALRDGIWFDGSSVEGFGRICESDMFLRPDLDTFRIIPWNAEKTARFICDVYGPDHKPSVVDPRGLLKKVLSNLKKDGMEFNVGAELEFYLFQRDGSRITPLLHDQVGYFDLGGDLALRVRKQMCEKLSEFGIVVEAGHHEVGKSQHEIDLRYTDALQLADNILTAKMVIKRIAEEHNLYATFMPKPLFGMAGCGMHTHQSIFKNGKNIFADPKDDYGLSETAYHYLAGLLAHIKEISAVISPIVNSYKRLVSGFEAPVYICWGRMNRSALVRVPQITKNRLNSTRLELRSVDPCTNPYLAFSVILEAGIDGVKRKLKPPKPVEEDVYHLESMDLQSKGIDVLPRSLWEALQYYHKSNLVKRTFGETLFEKYYEIKTREWNEYSIQVSKWEVDKYLEIY; encoded by the coding sequence ATGACTGAAAACGAAATAATTAAAGAGATAAAAAAGAATGATATAAAATTCATTGACCTCTGGTTTTCAGATATCCTCGGGTCAATAAAGAATGTAACGATTACAATTGTAGAATTACAAAAGGCACTAAGAGATGGGATATGGTTTGATGGCTCGTCAGTGGAAGGGTTCGGCAGGATATGTGAAAGTGATATGTTCTTAAGGCCTGACCTTGATACATTCCGGATAATACCATGGAATGCAGAAAAGACTGCAAGATTTATCTGTGATGTATATGGTCCTGACCACAAGCCTTCAGTGGTTGACCCGCGTGGCTTACTCAAAAAGGTCCTTTCAAATCTTAAAAAAGATGGTATGGAATTTAATGTCGGTGCGGAACTTGAATTTTACTTATTCCAGCGTGATGGTTCAAGGATTACACCTTTACTACATGACCAGGTTGGATACTTTGACTTAGGTGGTGATTTAGCATTACGGGTACGTAAACAGATGTGTGAAAAACTATCGGAATTCGGTATCGTGGTTGAAGCAGGCCACCATGAAGTAGGGAAGAGCCAGCACGAGATTGACTTAAGATATACTGATGCACTACAACTTGCAGATAATATTCTGACGGCAAAGATGGTGATAAAACGTATTGCCGAAGAACACAATCTCTATGCGACATTTATGCCTAAGCCATTGTTCGGAATGGCAGGTTGCGGAATGCATACCCATCAGAGTATATTCAAGAATGGGAAAAATATATTTGCGGACCCGAAGGATGATTATGGTCTTTCTGAGACAGCCTACCATTACCTTGCAGGTCTTTTAGCTCACATAAAAGAGATTTCCGCGGTGATTTCACCCATAGTAAATTCTTATAAGAGGCTGGTATCTGGTTTTGAGGCACCGGTCTATATCTGCTGGGGAAGGATGAATCGCTCAGCACTGGTGCGTGTTCCTCAGATCACGAAGAATAGATTGAATAGTACCCGTCTTGAGCTCCGTTCAGTTGACCCCTGCACAAATCCCTATCTTGCATTCAGTGTTATCCTTGAGGCTGGTATTGATGGTGTGAAGAGAAAATTGAAACCACCAAAACCGGTTGAAGAAGATGTTTATCATCTTGAGAGTATGGATTTACAATCCAAGGGTATTGATGTTCTTCCAAGGTCATTATGGGAGGCATTGCAATATTACCATAAGAGTAATCTTGTAAAAAGGACATTTGGTGAGACACTCTTTGAAAAATACTACGAGATAAAAACGCGGGAATGGAATGAATACTCAATCCAGGTCTCAAAATGGGAGGTTGATAAGTATTTGGAGATATATTAA
- the guaA gene encoding glutamine-hydrolyzing GMP synthase, whose amino-acid sequence MIAVIDFGSQYTQLIARRVRECGVFSEIFSCFIDRLKTENLEGIILSGGPGSVYESDIKVFKQFFEYNVPVLGICYGLQLTAQMFGGKVQHTKCREYGPAEIKIRNNLLFEGLPVRFKVWMSHGDSVVTLPPRAKVIASTDTTPIAGLQLRNFYGVQFHPEVRHTQYGMKIINNFLFRICKAKKTWSMGKFINEKIKEIRETVGDKKAICAISGGIDSTVAGVLTSRAIGSKFVGIFVDNGLLRYNEREEVERNLKNRMHLIVVDARKRFLNKLSGIKEPEQKRKIIGNEFIKIFEEEASKIKGVEYLIQGTLYPDVIESGKGIGPSAVIKSHHNVGGLPEKMHLKIIEPLRMLFKDEVREIARRLRMPETFIQRKPFPGPGLAVRIVGEINEQKLETLRQADRILQEEAQKLKNYKDIWQIFAVLLPLGSVGVMGDKRTYENVCAIRAVYSEDGMTADWVKLPDYFLRQVSSRITNEVKGINRVVYDITSKPPATIEWE is encoded by the coding sequence ATGATAGCAGTAATCGATTTTGGCTCCCAGTATACCCAGTTGATTGCCCGCAGGGTAAGGGAATGTGGGGTATTTTCAGAGATCTTCAGTTGTTTTATTGATAGATTAAAGACCGAAAATCTTGAAGGTATCATTCTCTCCGGTGGTCCGGGTAGCGTCTATGAGTCTGATATTAAAGTATTTAAACAATTCTTTGAATACAATGTCCCGGTTTTAGGGATATGTTATGGCCTGCAATTGACAGCTCAAATGTTCGGCGGTAAGGTCCAACACACAAAATGCCGTGAATATGGACCTGCGGAGATTAAAATTAGGAATAACCTTTTGTTTGAAGGCCTACCGGTTAGATTTAAAGTCTGGATGAGCCACGGCGATTCAGTAGTTACATTGCCCCCGCGAGCAAAGGTAATCGCATCAACCGATACTACACCGATTGCCGGTCTCCAGTTGAGAAACTTTTATGGTGTCCAGTTTCATCCGGAAGTTAGACATACGCAATATGGTATGAAAATAATAAATAATTTTCTATTTAGAATCTGCAAGGCAAAGAAGACCTGGTCAATGGGAAAGTTTATAAACGAAAAGATAAAAGAGATAAGAGAAACCGTTGGTGATAAAAAGGCAATCTGCGCAATAAGTGGGGGAATTGATTCTACCGTAGCCGGTGTTCTGACATCCAGGGCGATCGGGAGCAAATTTGTGGGCATATTTGTTGATAATGGTTTGTTAAGATATAATGAACGAGAAGAGGTTGAAAGGAATTTGAAAAATAGAATGCATTTGATAGTTGTTGATGCGAGGAAGAGATTTTTGAACAAATTAAGTGGGATAAAAGAACCGGAACAGAAACGTAAAATTATTGGCAACGAATTTATTAAAATTTTTGAAGAAGAAGCGAGCAAGATAAAAGGTGTGGAATATTTAATCCAGGGGACATTGTATCCTGATGTCATAGAATCCGGAAAGGGTATCGGACCTTCAGCAGTGATCAAGAGCCATCACAATGTCGGAGGATTGCCTGAAAAAATGCACCTGAAGATTATTGAGCCATTGAGGATGCTTTTTAAAGACGAGGTTCGGGAAATAGCAAGAAGATTGAGGATGCCAGAGACATTTATCCAGAGAAAACCATTCCCGGGACCGGGTCTTGCCGTGCGCATTGTCGGGGAGATTAATGAACAAAAACTTGAAACATTAAGACAGGCAGATAGAATCTTACAGGAAGAGGCACAAAAATTAAAGAATTATAAAGATATATGGCAGATTTTTGCCGTGCTTTTGCCTTTAGGGAGTGTGGGTGTAATGGGTGATAAAAGGACCTATGAGAATGTGTGTGCAATAAGGGCGGTCTATAGTGAGGATGGGATGACAGCAGACTGGGTTAAATTACCGGACTATTTTTTGCGACAGGTTTCAAGCCGCATTACCAATGAAGTAAAGGGTATAAACCGGGTTGTTTACGATATTACATCTAAACCACCCGCAACAATAGAATGGGAGTGA
- the purF gene encoding amidophosphoribosyltransferase codes for MCGIIGIIGKGRAIDYIYPGLIALQHRGQDAAGAVTYEQTFHLKKGQGLVTNVFNSKNIARLDGDIGIGHVRYPTVGPGGIEDAQPFVLTVPYGIALAHNGNLVNYFDLKKEIIEKDLRYLNSNCDAEIILNILSIELSKMDLSKFNADLLFQALKRVYDKLIGSFAVVCIIAGKGLLAFRDKNGIKPLVYAPNGEGYTFASESVALDMLGCSEFKDVEPGEAIFIDTHNNVFSKKIHNGKKATCIFEYVYFARPDSVIDGIGVYEARLRLGEELGKECLKAGIKPDVVVPVPDTARGSAQMVAEVLKVKHREGLIKNRYIYRTFIMPTQEKRIESVRMKLNVIKSEIKNKKVLLIDDSIVRGNTSKEIIGLIRSAGAKEVYFGVYSPPLKYPCVYGIDMQTRGEFIARNKSVEEIKKTIGADALIYQSVEGLIKGVGMGTTDFCTACFAGDYPTEISEGFLEKIERDRIKKAN; via the coding sequence ATGTGTGGTATAATCGGGATAATTGGTAAAGGAAGGGCGATTGATTATATTTATCCCGGTTTGATTGCATTACAACACCGGGGACAGGATGCAGCCGGCGCGGTGACATACGAACAAACTTTCCACTTGAAAAAAGGGCAGGGGCTGGTTACAAATGTTTTTAATTCGAAGAACATTGCCCGCCTTGATGGTGATATCGGCATCGGTCATGTGCGCTATCCTACAGTGGGACCCGGTGGCATTGAAGATGCCCAGCCATTTGTGTTGACTGTACCTTACGGTATCGCCCTTGCGCACAATGGTAATTTGGTCAATTATTTTGATTTAAAGAAAGAAATAATTGAAAAGGATTTAAGATATCTGAATTCAAATTGTGATGCGGAAATTATATTGAATATTCTTTCAATTGAACTTTCAAAAATGGATTTGAGTAAATTTAATGCCGATTTATTATTCCAGGCACTCAAACGAGTATATGATAAATTGATTGGTAGTTTTGCAGTGGTCTGTATTATCGCAGGAAAGGGTCTACTTGCCTTCAGGGATAAGAATGGAATAAAACCCCTTGTCTATGCACCAAATGGTGAAGGTTACACCTTTGCCTCAGAGAGTGTAGCACTTGATATGCTTGGATGTTCAGAATTCAAAGATGTAGAACCGGGTGAAGCAATATTTATTGATACACACAATAATGTATTTTCAAAAAAGATTCATAATGGGAAAAAGGCAACCTGCATATTTGAATATGTATATTTTGCAAGACCGGATTCGGTTATTGATGGAATAGGTGTTTATGAAGCACGGTTAAGATTGGGCGAAGAACTTGGAAAGGAATGTCTGAAGGCCGGGATAAAACCTGATGTTGTAGTTCCTGTTCCCGATACTGCCCGGGGATCTGCCCAGATGGTAGCAGAAGTCTTAAAGGTGAAACATCGTGAAGGTTTGATAAAGAATCGTTATATCTACCGAACATTTATTATGCCTACCCAGGAGAAAAGAATTGAATCAGTGCGTATGAAACTGAATGTAATAAAATCAGAAATCAAGAATAAAAAAGTTCTACTAATAGATGATTCAATCGTTCGCGGTAATACATCAAAAGAGATAATCGGATTGATACGGAGTGCCGGAGCGAAAGAGGTTTATTTTGGTGTTTATTCACCACCCCTTAAATATCCCTGCGTCTATGGAATAGATATGCAGACCAGGGGTGAATTTATTGCCCGAAATAAATCAGTTGAAGAAATAAAAAAGACAATCGGCGCAGACGCTTTGATATATCAATCCGTGGAGGGATTGATAAAAGGTGTAGGAATGGGTACCACAGATTTTTGCACTGCCTGTTTTGCTGGTGATTATCCTACTGAAATATCAGAAGGATTTTTGGAAAAGATTGAAAGAGATAGAATAAAAAAGGCAAATTAG